The window TTTTGACGCTGATTTCTGTAGTTATTTATACATTGTTTGATTTAATTCTAAGGAGAAATTATATTTCGTCCCTTAATCAACCGTATCCCTAATTCCCCATGACAGGTAATGAAACGCGGAAAACCTTATAACTTCGTACTCACTACTTTAAGATCAAATATTTTGGATTGCGATGAATACCTTATGTGTTAGAGTTTAGAGAAGAGAGAAGAATATCCCATCCTCCCCTCCCCCCCAACCAATCCCCACCACCCACCACGGGAGGTGACCAAGTGCATTTTTATTAAAGGTCAAAAGTTCGTAATTCAACCACTCTCCTCCTTTTTTCCATCCAACCCGGTTCGCAAATTTCTCGAAAGTAGCCCCATCCCAGTTTCCATCTAATTTCCCACCTTCTTCCAACCAGATTTGTTTCTGCACAGAAAAACCAAATCTGCCCTCTGAATATTTTAACCACAATTGGTCAATAATGCGTAATTCTTCTGGAGGAAAATTGCGACAATTATCTGTCGTTAACCAACCTTCTTTTTCTCTCCCCATAATTTGACACATAACTCTCCCAGTTTCCTGATCGGCTTCTTTCCATTTTTCTGTTGATAAAAGTTGGTCTAGTTTGGTAAAATTAGCTTTAGAAGTTTGTAACTTAATATTAGGTTTTGGAGCAGGTTGGAATTGAGGTAACGGAGCGAAACTGCGTTGTCCAATAGCAGTTAAAACTTCCTGAGCAGACCCAAAGCGATCGCTAGGTTTATCCGCTAACATTTTATCCAAAACACTAGCCAAATTTTGACTAATAGATAGGCGATTTTTGCTTAACCATTCCTTCCAAACCCAACCTAAATTATAGTGGTCAAAAATCTCATCAACCAAGGTTCCATTTCTTTCTTGAGGAAAGACACCCGTTAATAATCTAATAGCAGTAATTGCCAAGCTATACATATCACTAGAAGCATTCGTTACTCCTCTCAATTGTTCCGGTGGCGCATAGCCGGGAGTGCCTGTCACAGTTCCCATACGGGTCATAATAGTCGCGCTAATTTGTCTGGAAACACCAAAATCTATTAACACTAAATCGCTAATTTGTCCATAGATACTAGGATCTAATTTATTTTTTCTACGAATAATATTTTCTGGCTTAATGTCACGATGGATAATAGACTTATTATGAATAAAATCCAAAATAGGTAACATTTCCACTAAAAAAGACTTGAGCTTCGTTTCGTTAAATCTTCCCTGTTGTTTTAATTCTTTGAGTAAATCTTGACCTTCAATATATTCTTGAATTAAATACAACTTACCATCCTGTTCAAAGAAAGCCAATAAATCAGGAATTTGGGGATGTTTACCTAATTTTTCTAATAGCTCTGCTTCCTGTTCAAATAGTTGAATACATTTTTGCAATGCACCGCTATTTTGTGATAAAGGTAAAAATTGCTTAATCACACAGGAGCTATTTCTTCTATTTTGATCAACACCAATAAAAGTCCGCCCAAAACCGCCTTCTCCAAGATAACTATGGGCGCGATAACGTTCAGTTAATAATAACTTTTGTCCGCATTACTGACAAAAATTAGTAAGTTGAGTATTTTGGTGAAGGCAATCAGGGTTAAAACATTTCATAATGATGGATAAAAATAATTAATTGATATTATACAATTTTACTGCAAGATGTTTCTATCCCGTCACAAAGGGACAAGTCAGGGATTTTCTGATTATTATAAGACAAAATCTATAAGACAAAATCATTGATTTTAGTTAAATCCCCGACCTTTGCTGGCGGAAAAGGTGGGGGATTTTACCATTGTTCCTTTTAAGGTTAAAAGCCTTGAAATAAATTTCAGTAGAGGGATGTGCTATGTAACCCCCTCTACGCTAAAACCCGTTTTAAGGGGTTAATGAAGACAGGAAGAAAGCCCTGAAGGGCTTACTACAAAAGAGTATCGACGAAGGCTGGTGATTTAGTCATTCAGCCAGAGGAAGAAAGCCCTGAAGGGCTTACTACAAAAGAGTATCGACGAAGGCTGGTGATTTAGTCATTCAGCCAGAGGAAGAAAGCCCTGAAGGGCTTACTACGTGGCTTAACGGGGAATTGGGGTGATCACAAAGAAGGTTCGAGGGAGCAAAGATACTGTGTGAGTTCTCTCTATCATTTTAGACGTTTGCTGTTAACTTTTGGGTTAATTCTGAGGGATTGATAACAAAATGAATTGTCGATTCAGTAGCGATCGCACCCCGTCTAAATCCAGTTGGCTTTGAGCTAAAATTTCCTCAACAGTTCGAGGAGATTCGGTATTTTGATCGCAAGCTTTGAGAAACTCAAATTCAGCATCCGATAAACTCACAATTTGATAATTATAGTCAAATAAATTCTGACTCGGCCACCCATTCATACAAGGATTGCGCTCAGGAATTGCCGCTAATAACGCTTGATCATTTGACCAAGTATTCCGAGGTAAGGGTGAACGTCCGAGGAAAAATTCATAGTGACTAATTTCAGGATCGAGAAGTTCAATTAAACGATAGCGTTGGCGATCGCTTAAATTCTTTGACCGTTCACGTAACTGCGGTGAATTACCAATTAATCGCTCTAAATTCCAATAATTAGGATTAGAAAAACCAATAAACTCTAAACCTGACGCATCAATTAACTCAAATAAACTATTAATATTGTAGTCAATTTCCTGGGGATGAACATACATATCCGCGAAACATTCATCTCGTTGATTTTCCAGCCCCCAGCGTTGAGATTCGTATTTAACTAACCGATTATTTTCGGGGAGAGCTTCAAAAATTTGACGGCCAATTTTAACCCCATCTTTATAATCCCCTTGTTTATTTCCTTGTAATAAAGCGATCGCTTTCTGCATCAATTGAACTTCCCAGCGACCCAATTCAGCATAAACAAAAATGTGCATTAATCCCCCCGGAGCCAACTTTAATGCTAGGGTTTGAATGCCTCGAATCGGATCAGGTAAATGGTGCAAAACACCAACACAGTTAATAAAGTCAAACTGTCCCTCTAACTGGGTTGCATCATAAAGACTTAAACGGCGAAATTCAGGTGAGGGTGTTCCGGGGGTAGAAATTCCAGACCGACGACAGCGTTCTTGCGCCGTTTGAATGGCCCCTTCACTCAAATCAATTCCCAGTACCGACGCTTCTGGGTTGAGTTGAATTAAATACTCCGTACTCGAACCCGTCCCACATCCCGCATCTAAAATGCGAATATTAAGATGTTTCGGCTTTTGACCCGTGCAAAAACTATAAGCTGCTGGCCAAGACCATCGCCAGTTATACCCAGGCGGGGGTTCATCTAACAGGGGGTCAGGAGGAAAGGGATAGGTATCATAAAGCCGTTTAACCGCAGAACTAACTTCTTCCATCGTTTTAACTCAATTAAGCATTAAGATTGATTTATGTTGACCGTTGGCTGTTGGGTGCTGGGGTTGACGGTTGACCGACAACCCGCAACCGACCTCTGAGAGCGTAACAAAACTTATTCTTTTTTCTCAGATAACATCACCCAAGTCTATACAATAATTGTCGGTACGCTTTTTTATAAATGTCTGGTAATCAGCCAAAATTCATTTTAATCTGAAAGATTAAACTGGCAACAACTCAAGCACGATGATCGGGTGGAAGGCATTCTTATATTTAGCCAAAACTAATCCGTTTATTGTTTGAGAACAGTACCATACTTCAGGTTCCATGCTGTAACGATTCAGATAGGGAGCGACAGAGATCGAATGAGTGTAAAGGCAAGTGGTGGAAGCTCAGTTGCGCGTCCGCAACTCTATCAAACCGTACCCGTTGCAACCATTTCCCAAGCGGAGCAACAAGATCGCTTTTTGGGTAAAAGCGAATTAAGTGAACTGGCAACCTATTTCAGTTCTGGCGCAAAGCGTTTAGAAATTGCTCAAATTCTGACGCAAAACGCCGAATTGATTGTCTCCCGTGCCGCAAACCGGATTTTCACGGGCGGTTCACCTCTAGCATTCTTGGAGAAACCGACGGAAACTCCCACTATGGCAATGGCCACAGTTGGGGGAGGTGAAGTCAACCTCACCGAAGGCATGAAACTGGGAACTATTTCCTATGTGGATAACAAAGGTGGCGGTCTGTTCGAGGGTTTAAGATCAATTTTTGTGGATGCGGGAGCAGGGCCAGCCGTATTTTTACCCCCTGGGTTCCGGCCAATTAACGTTTCTCGTTATGGCCCTGGGAACATGACCAAATCCCTGCGGGATTTAAGCTGGTTCTTGCGTTATACAACCTACGCAATTGTTGCCGGAGATCCGAATCTGATCGCCGTTAACGTGCGGGGACTGCGGGAAATTATTG of the Planktothrix sp. FACHB-1365 genome contains:
- a CDS encoding GUN4 domain-containing protein, with the translated sequence MGQRSFAPLPQFQPAPKPNIKLQTSKANFTKLDQLLSTEKWKEADQETGRVMCQIMGREKEGWLTTDNCRNFPPEELRIIDQLWLKYSEGRFGFSVQKQIWLEEGGKLDGNWDGATFEKFANRVGWKKGGEWLNYELLTFNKNALGHLPWWVVGIGWGGGEDGIFFSLL
- a CDS encoding bifunctional 2-polyprenyl-6-hydroxyphenol methylase/3-demethylubiquinol 3-O-methyltransferase UbiG encodes the protein MEEVSSAVKRLYDTYPFPPDPLLDEPPPGYNWRWSWPAAYSFCTGQKPKHLNIRILDAGCGTGSSTEYLIQLNPEASVLGIDLSEGAIQTAQERCRRSGISTPGTPSPEFRRLSLYDATQLEGQFDFINCVGVLHHLPDPIRGIQTLALKLAPGGLMHIFVYAELGRWEVQLMQKAIALLQGNKQGDYKDGVKIGRQIFEALPENNRLVKYESQRWGLENQRDECFADMYVHPQEIDYNINSLFELIDASGLEFIGFSNPNYWNLERLIGNSPQLRERSKNLSDRQRYRLIELLDPEISHYEFFLGRSPLPRNTWSNDQALLAAIPERNPCMNGWPSQNLFDYNYQIVSLSDAEFEFLKACDQNTESPRTVEEILAQSQLDLDGVRSLLNRQFILLSIPQN